In Pseudothermotoga hypogea DSM 11164 = NBRC 106472, the following are encoded in one genomic region:
- a CDS encoding ABC transporter substrate-binding protein — protein sequence MRKLFMLLFLLAISFSFAINVLIPVGPTVVAFVGLLEKKVSSEVELKIDFWRTLDQVSAQVAAKNVDLIVLPVSIGASLYSKGIDLKLAGVILWKAFYVVTKDFDLTDLKTLSGQEIYTPQGKGQTGDVLIRYSLEQVGLKPDIDVKIRYATPPEIVSLMSAGKVRVAVLPEPFVTLALKQAQSRIEYDLQELWSNYTQLPARVPITGLFVTKNLDEATLYKAMTAIENSLRYAMENRHEAAALSVPYLGGMPAQIIEESLTRTLYEYKRANEVASEVIQYLKITQQVDPSAMPSIPDEKFFAF from the coding sequence ATGAGAAAATTGTTCATGCTGCTGTTTTTGCTCGCTATCAGTTTCAGCTTTGCGATCAACGTTCTCATACCCGTTGGTCCAACCGTGGTGGCCTTCGTGGGCTTGCTGGAGAAAAAAGTGAGCAGTGAGGTGGAACTCAAGATCGATTTCTGGCGAACACTCGATCAGGTGAGCGCACAGGTTGCGGCGAAAAACGTTGATCTGATCGTTCTACCCGTTTCCATAGGTGCTTCTCTCTACAGCAAGGGGATCGATCTGAAACTCGCTGGTGTGATCCTTTGGAAGGCTTTTTACGTCGTGACGAAAGATTTCGATCTGACGGACCTGAAGACTTTGTCGGGCCAAGAGATTTACACGCCCCAGGGCAAAGGGCAAACCGGTGATGTGTTGATTAGATACTCACTCGAACAGGTTGGGCTGAAACCCGATATCGACGTGAAAATCAGGTACGCCACACCTCCTGAGATAGTATCACTGATGAGTGCCGGGAAAGTTAGGGTCGCCGTGCTTCCCGAACCATTCGTGACGCTCGCACTGAAACAGGCACAGTCGCGCATCGAATACGACTTGCAAGAGCTGTGGTCGAACTACACGCAACTGCCTGCGCGGGTTCCAATAACAGGTCTGTTCGTCACAAAAAACCTGGACGAGGCCACCTTGTACAAAGCTATGACCGCAATAGAGAATTCTCTGAGGTATGCGATGGAGAACAGGCATGAAGCTGCGGCTCTTTCCGTTCCATATCTCGGTGGCATGCCGGCACAAATAATCGAAGAATCTCTCACTCGAACGCTGTACGAGTACAAACGTGCGAACGAGGTGGCGTCCGAGGTGATTCAGTATCTGAAGATCACACAGCAGGTCGATCCGAGTGCGATGCCTTCGATACCAGATGAAAAATTCTTCGCGTTTTGA
- a CDS encoding NADH-dependent [FeFe] hydrogenase, group A6: MAGVTVEINGKSYEVPAGVTVLEACNQAGVYVPTLCNHPRLEPTGACRVCVIEVEGAKNLQPACVTKVQDGMKIRTNSSRVTNAVKFNLALLLSRHPKDCMTCDVNGRCEFQDLIYLYDVQDIFPSEVRTITPDISSPAVVRDLEKCVVCGRCVRACSELQGMDIYSMVDRGYETLPQTAFEMPLYETDCISCGQCAAFCPVGAITENMNIRRVLEEIEKHDKVLIVQTAPATRVALGEEFGMEVGSISTGKMVAALRRLGFDYVFDTNFAADLTIMEEGSEFLERVKKGGPFPMFTSCCPAWINLAEKLYPQFLKNLSSAKSPHQMLGALLKSYFAKKINVPPEKIFVVSIMPCTAKKDDITRPQHMVNGVPAVDVVLTTRELGRLIKMRKIPYASLPEENYDDPLGESTGAAAIFGVTGGVMEAALRTAYELGLGKPLPKIEFTNVRGLDGIKEATIDFDGKQLKVAVAHGGVNVRRLLDKITKGEVYYDFVEIMACPGGCIGGGGQPKSLDKDVLVKRMEAIYTIDERSVLRKSHENPSIKKLYEEFLEHPLSHVSHELLHTTYMDRSKKKVAQVAKV; the protein is encoded by the coding sequence GTGGCCGGTGTGACAGTCGAGATCAATGGAAAATCGTACGAGGTGCCGGCTGGTGTAACGGTTCTTGAGGCGTGCAATCAAGCTGGTGTGTACGTCCCAACGCTGTGCAACCATCCGCGACTCGAACCGACGGGCGCCTGTCGAGTCTGTGTGATCGAGGTTGAAGGTGCGAAGAATCTTCAGCCAGCTTGTGTGACGAAGGTTCAAGACGGGATGAAGATCAGAACGAACAGCTCACGCGTCACGAACGCGGTAAAGTTCAACCTCGCTCTGTTGTTGTCCCGCCATCCGAAAGATTGCATGACCTGTGATGTGAATGGAAGATGCGAATTTCAGGACTTGATCTACCTGTACGACGTTCAGGATATTTTCCCCAGCGAGGTCAGAACCATCACGCCAGACATCAGTTCACCAGCTGTCGTGAGGGATTTGGAAAAATGTGTCGTCTGTGGCAGATGCGTGAGGGCCTGTTCGGAGCTTCAAGGCATGGACATCTACTCCATGGTCGATAGAGGTTACGAGACTTTGCCACAAACAGCTTTCGAAATGCCACTCTACGAGACAGATTGTATAAGTTGTGGACAGTGCGCCGCCTTCTGTCCTGTAGGAGCGATCACAGAGAACATGAACATAAGGAGAGTTCTCGAAGAGATCGAAAAACACGACAAGGTGCTCATCGTACAAACTGCCCCCGCGACGCGTGTGGCGCTGGGTGAAGAATTCGGCATGGAAGTGGGCAGCATCTCTACCGGAAAGATGGTTGCCGCGCTGAGACGACTCGGGTTCGACTACGTGTTCGACACGAACTTCGCAGCGGACCTGACCATCATGGAAGAAGGATCGGAATTCTTGGAGAGAGTGAAAAAAGGTGGCCCATTCCCGATGTTCACCTCCTGCTGTCCGGCGTGGATCAATCTGGCGGAGAAGCTGTACCCACAGTTCTTGAAAAACCTTTCGAGTGCGAAATCTCCTCACCAGATGCTCGGTGCTTTGTTGAAGTCCTATTTTGCGAAGAAAATAAACGTTCCTCCCGAAAAAATCTTCGTCGTTTCCATAATGCCATGCACCGCCAAGAAAGACGACATCACCAGGCCCCAGCACATGGTCAACGGCGTACCTGCAGTGGACGTCGTTCTGACAACACGCGAGCTCGGTAGATTGATAAAGATGAGAAAGATTCCTTATGCCTCCTTGCCAGAAGAGAACTACGACGATCCACTCGGTGAATCCACCGGTGCGGCGGCCATATTCGGTGTCACGGGTGGTGTGATGGAGGCGGCTCTGAGGACCGCGTACGAGCTTGGACTCGGCAAGCCACTACCGAAGATAGAGTTCACGAACGTGCGTGGCCTCGATGGCATAAAGGAAGCCACGATAGATTTCGATGGAAAACAACTCAAGGTCGCAGTTGCACACGGCGGTGTGAATGTCAGAAGGTTGCTCGACAAAATAACGAAAGGTGAGGTCTACTACGATTTCGTCGAGATCATGGCCTGCCCAGGTGGTTGCATCGGTGGAGGAGGCCAGCCCAAGAGCTTGGACAAAGACGTTCTGGTCAAACGTATGGAAGCCATCTACACCATCGACGAGAGAAGCGTGCTCAGAAAATCCCACGAGAACCCATCGATAAAGAAGCTCTATGAGGAGTTCCTCGAGCATCCGCTCAGCCACGTCTCGCACGAATTGCTCCACACAACCTACATGGACAGATCGAAGAAGAAAGTTGCGCAGGTTGCTAAAGTGTGA
- the rplT gene encoding 50S ribosomal protein L20 gives MRVKRSLHARKKRKKILKAVKGFRGAISRRYKLAKQHYIRAKWYSFAGRKIKKRDFRKIWITRINIAARKYGLKYSELIHGLRLANVSINRKMLSELAVNDPSAFASYVELAKEHLKKVTA, from the coding sequence ATGAGGGTCAAAAGATCTTTGCACGCGAGAAAGAAAAGAAAGAAGATTCTGAAGGCTGTCAAGGGTTTCAGAGGCGCGATCAGCAGGAGATACAAGCTCGCAAAGCAGCACTACATCAGGGCCAAATGGTATTCGTTCGCCGGCCGGAAGATAAAGAAGAGAGATTTCAGAAAGATCTGGATCACGAGGATAAACATCGCCGCAAGAAAGTATGGTCTGAAATACAGCGAACTGATCCACGGTCTCAGGCTCGCAAATGTGAGCATCAACAGAAAGATGTTGTCCGAACTGGCCGTCAACGATCCCAGCGCGTTTGCATCTTACGTTGAACTCGCCAAAGAACATTTGAAGAAGGTGACTGCTTGA
- the rpmI gene encoding 50S ribosomal protein L35, which translates to MAKNKMKTSKTAAKRFRVTKNGKILFNHARTRHTTGKRRRSALRELRKKDVLDKGDAKRIKRLLGV; encoded by the coding sequence ATGGCCAAGAACAAGATGAAGACGAGCAAAACGGCCGCAAAAAGGTTTCGAGTGACCAAGAACGGTAAAATCCTTTTCAACCACGCAAGAACCAGACACACCACTGGGAAGAGAAGAAGATCTGCTCTGCGCGAACTGAGGAAGAAGGACGTTCTGGACAAAGGCGATGCGAAGAGAATCAAACGACTTCTCGGAGTCTGA
- the infC gene encoding translation initiation factor IF-3: MPAFFHKEVENIEKEQIFLKNEQIRFPKVRVVGQDGKQMGVMPTYKAIELARREGLDLVLVSPNSDPPVAKIMDFGKYMYQLAKKQKEAKKKQKVQEIKQMKFRVKIDEHDYQTKVRHIRRFLEEGNKVKVTVMFRGREITFSEKGEEILKRIAQDVSDIGVVEVEPKLEGKDMWMQIKPKEE, translated from the coding sequence TTGCCCGCCTTTTTTCATAAGGAGGTAGAGAACATCGAGAAAGAGCAAATCTTTCTGAAGAACGAGCAAATAAGGTTTCCCAAGGTCAGGGTGGTGGGGCAAGACGGCAAGCAAATGGGTGTAATGCCCACGTACAAAGCCATAGAGCTTGCAAGAAGAGAAGGGCTGGACTTGGTTTTGGTCTCACCGAACAGTGATCCACCGGTTGCGAAGATCATGGATTTCGGCAAGTACATGTATCAGCTTGCCAAGAAGCAGAAAGAAGCGAAGAAAAAGCAGAAGGTTCAAGAGATCAAACAGATGAAATTCAGGGTCAAGATCGACGAGCACGATTATCAGACGAAGGTCAGACACATCAGGCGTTTTCTTGAAGAAGGCAACAAGGTCAAGGTGACTGTCATGTTCAGAGGTAGGGAGATCACCTTCTCGGAGAAGGGAGAAGAGATACTCAAAAGGATCGCTCAGGATGTCAGTGACATAGGTGTGGTCGAGGTCGAACCGAAACTTGAAGGAAAGGATATGTGGATGCAGATCAAGCCGAAGGAAGAGTGA
- a CDS encoding TetR/AcrR family transcriptional regulator: MSSARERILEAAKAAFSERGFDGVSMEEIAQRAGVRKPLIYYYFPSKEVLFEEVWNRALEELENHIFKEVENENYYVRKIKRFLRAYIDFVTSRKVLSKVIEKERASVLDESGQGDVWKRLKRRYDDFLNRVAQLIEEGKKNELVNPEIDSQTAAKLITEALAASTTSGSVLKSIESFILSGLMGRTEP; the protein is encoded by the coding sequence TTGTCCAGCGCCAGGGAAAGGATCTTGGAGGCGGCGAAGGCCGCCTTTTCTGAAAGAGGCTTCGACGGTGTCAGCATGGAGGAAATCGCACAGCGTGCCGGAGTGCGAAAACCTCTCATCTACTACTATTTCCCGAGTAAAGAGGTGCTCTTCGAAGAAGTTTGGAACAGGGCGTTGGAAGAACTCGAGAATCACATTTTCAAAGAAGTTGAAAACGAGAATTACTATGTCAGGAAAATCAAGAGGTTCCTGAGAGCCTACATAGACTTCGTCACGAGCAGAAAGGTCCTGTCAAAGGTGATAGAGAAGGAACGCGCGAGCGTTCTGGATGAATCTGGACAAGGGGACGTTTGGAAGAGGCTCAAGAGACGTTACGACGACTTTTTGAACAGAGTGGCACAACTCATAGAGGAGGGAAAGAAGAACGAACTGGTCAACCCGGAAATAGACTCACAAACCGCAGCAAAATTAATAACGGAAGCTCTCGCGGCGTCCACCACATCTGGTTCTGTTTTGAAGTCGATCGAGTCCTTCATCCTGTCCGGTTTGATGGGAAGAACGGAGCCTTGA
- a CDS encoding radical SAM protein — translation MPVVGGVKGFIYHQAGKLVASVLRNTDEEGLYKLFSTLSALTKEPSKSGLKKLALMAKDKHPMITSWVKVFRRSSPKCVEKIINNLIINEFALGEPIRQQKMHEHKVVLPKLGVISPTYACNLNCVGCYAGLYGRKYELTKEEVSKVIREGNELGLYFWVITGGEPFYWPHLMEILEEFNDNYFLIYTNGTLITEEVAKRLSELGNATPAISVEGFELDTDWRRGRGVFKSVLEAWDRLRKYGVPFGASITATRMNHDTLMKDEFWQFLEEQQVVYAWVFQYMPVGMNASMDLVPTPQQRYERFFKTDQVRLGGKFAFVADFWNHGFLTHGCLAAGAKYFHVNAKGYVEPCVFQQYAVDSIREKSLLEILKSPFFESYKRMVPYSNNLFRPCPIIDNPKVYRAMVKHFNAIPQHDGSERVVEDLAPEIDKLAEEWKVYADKLWYEHGYVNRYPVNRGIYNYETRMRRYMNREEALAVDKTLK, via the coding sequence ATGCCAGTCGTTGGAGGAGTGAAAGGTTTCATATACCACCAAGCTGGAAAACTTGTTGCTTCTGTGCTTCGTAACACGGACGAGGAAGGTTTGTACAAACTGTTTTCGACGCTCAGTGCCTTGACGAAGGAACCATCAAAGAGTGGGTTGAAGAAGCTGGCGCTCATGGCCAAGGACAAACATCCGATGATCACAAGCTGGGTGAAGGTGTTCAGGCGTTCCAGTCCCAAGTGCGTTGAGAAGATCATAAACAACCTGATCATCAACGAGTTCGCTCTTGGTGAGCCAATAAGACAGCAGAAGATGCACGAGCACAAAGTCGTTCTGCCAAAACTCGGTGTGATAAGTCCCACGTACGCGTGTAATCTGAACTGCGTTGGTTGCTATGCGGGACTCTACGGAAGAAAGTACGAACTCACGAAGGAAGAGGTCAGCAAAGTCATTCGTGAAGGGAATGAACTTGGGCTCTATTTCTGGGTCATCACGGGAGGCGAGCCGTTCTACTGGCCACACCTGATGGAGATACTGGAAGAGTTCAACGACAACTATTTCTTGATCTACACGAACGGGACCTTGATAACGGAAGAGGTTGCGAAGAGACTGTCCGAACTTGGGAACGCAACTCCGGCGATATCTGTGGAAGGTTTCGAGCTGGACACGGACTGGAGGAGAGGCAGGGGTGTGTTCAAGAGCGTGCTTGAAGCGTGGGATAGATTGAGAAAATATGGTGTACCGTTTGGAGCATCGATAACTGCGACGAGGATGAACCACGACACGCTCATGAAGGACGAATTCTGGCAGTTCCTCGAAGAGCAGCAGGTAGTCTACGCTTGGGTCTTTCAGTACATGCCTGTTGGCATGAACGCATCGATGGACTTGGTTCCGACACCTCAACAGAGGTACGAGAGGTTCTTCAAGACCGACCAAGTAAGACTCGGAGGTAAGTTTGCCTTTGTTGCGGACTTCTGGAACCATGGTTTTCTGACCCACGGTTGTCTTGCAGCTGGTGCGAAGTACTTCCACGTGAACGCAAAAGGTTATGTCGAACCGTGCGTATTCCAACAGTACGCCGTGGACAGCATAAGGGAAAAATCTCTGCTGGAGATTCTCAAATCTCCTTTCTTCGAATCTTACAAGCGCATGGTTCCGTACTCCAACAACCTGTTCAGACCATGTCCGATCATAGACAATCCGAAAGTGTACAGGGCGATGGTCAAGCACTTCAACGCGATTCCACAACACGACGGCTCGGAGCGTGTCGTTGAAGACCTCGCACCTGAGATAGACAAACTTGCTGAGGAATGGAAAGTCTATGCGGACAAACTTTGGTACGAACATGGGTATGTGAATCGATATCCCGTGAACAGGGGCATCTACAACTACGAAACCAGAATGAGGCGTTACATGAACAGAGAAGAGGCGCTCGCTGTCGATAAAACCCTGAAATGA
- a CDS encoding TM0106 family RecB-like putative nuclease: protein MNEPVWYDDLEQFLLCPRRFQLDKGTIERSEAPLDSSELLRLGFSVERAILEVEIFGVRFIADPDLAVLEENGWRLILKKEAKRFKQKYAVEAAYHAYIFSQRGFPVSRVTVSSPYFEVDLDWRDAVPRLISLLENITTFREEPYDPRPTSLCKTCSHVIECSEALIRKKDLLAIHGLNERTRLKLLKEGVEDLEDLLNVQKLKDFSKDVMEKLKKKAQALLERRPILLAPLPPFPDGLFLDIESHTVADYDYLFGILKDNEYIAFLCEEKEQEGTIFKKVIDFLLSTEGPIYHYCAYEPTHFRELARLHGVESDYTRLKKRFVDVYQILSKHVALPLFSYSLKSVARYYGFNWRTKLDGWRASKYFQTWLVTREPSLLDAVMKYNEDDVRATRLIVEKLRSMHLHEEVTNK, encoded by the coding sequence ATGAATGAACCTGTTTGGTATGACGATCTGGAGCAGTTTCTGCTTTGTCCAAGGAGGTTTCAACTTGACAAGGGTACGATCGAACGATCAGAGGCACCGTTGGACTCCTCAGAGTTACTCAGACTCGGTTTCTCCGTCGAAAGAGCGATCCTCGAAGTGGAGATCTTCGGCGTGAGGTTCATCGCAGATCCAGATCTCGCAGTCTTGGAGGAAAACGGTTGGAGATTGATTCTGAAGAAAGAAGCAAAAAGATTCAAGCAAAAATACGCAGTTGAAGCTGCTTACCATGCTTACATCTTCTCTCAGCGAGGTTTCCCTGTGAGTAGGGTCACCGTGAGCTCTCCGTATTTCGAAGTCGACCTCGATTGGCGTGATGCTGTTCCAAGGTTGATTTCACTGCTTGAAAACATCACGACGTTCAGAGAAGAACCGTACGATCCGAGACCAACGTCTCTTTGCAAAACCTGTTCTCACGTGATAGAGTGTAGCGAGGCTTTGATTCGAAAGAAAGATCTGCTCGCTATTCACGGTTTGAACGAACGAACGAGGTTGAAACTACTGAAAGAAGGTGTTGAAGACCTCGAAGATCTTCTCAATGTTCAAAAGCTGAAAGATTTTTCCAAAGACGTCATGGAAAAATTGAAAAAGAAGGCGCAAGCTCTGCTCGAACGACGTCCAATCCTTTTAGCGCCGCTTCCACCATTTCCAGACGGTTTGTTTCTCGACATAGAATCTCATACCGTCGCCGACTACGATTATTTGTTCGGAATACTAAAGGATAACGAATACATTGCCTTCCTATGTGAAGAAAAAGAGCAGGAAGGAACCATTTTCAAAAAAGTCATCGATTTCCTGCTCTCAACGGAAGGTCCCATCTATCATTACTGCGCGTACGAACCGACGCATTTCAGAGAGCTCGCACGACTTCACGGTGTCGAGAGTGATTACACTCGGTTGAAGAAAAGGTTTGTCGACGTGTACCAGATTCTGTCCAAGCACGTCGCACTGCCTTTGTTCAGCTATTCATTGAAGAGCGTTGCCCGTTATTACGGTTTCAACTGGCGCACGAAGCTTGATGGTTGGCGTGCATCCAAATACTTCCAAACATGGCTCGTAACGAGAGAGCCTTCGTTGCTCGATGCAGTCATGAAGTACAACGAAGACGACGTGCGCGCGACGCGTCTCATTGTGGAAAAATTGAGATCGATGCACCTTCATGAAGAAGTTACCAACAAGTAA
- the hutH gene encoding histidine ammonia-lyase has product MFIGESDLNVRSIVNVSRHNEQVSLSPSAIDRMRNPRTVVERLASSEKPVYGVNTGFGAFATTKIPKDKLLSLQKNILLSHACGVDEPLPTDVVRAMILMRAHTLALGHSGVRPIVVEKLCEMLNKSIVPYVPCRGSVGASGDLAPLAHVALVLIGEGEVLIDGERRPTRDALQLFEFEPIQLLEKEGLSLVNGTQAMSACLALAVNDALNLVRLSTEVAALSADVLFASTDPYDEAVAKTRRHRGQGIILRMMRERFESSQLRASHVNCLRVQDPYSLRCIPQVHGAVLDVLFFAKKIVEDEINSVTDNPIVYGDRMISQGNFHGEPLAFAADFLCIALTDLGNMIERRIDRLLNPKLNEGLPPFLAFGEAGVNSGLMIWQYTAAALCNENKVLSHPASTDTIPTSGFQEDHVSMGMNACLKLLKVLDNVETLSAIELMCAARALQARRPMRSSKLNEELFSRVEDLLEGTSDDTYWQNSFRRIKRFVDQTIKETHTEWWRTYE; this is encoded by the coding sequence TTGTTCATCGGTGAGAGCGATCTGAATGTGCGTTCGATCGTCAACGTTTCCAGGCACAACGAACAGGTCAGCTTGTCTCCATCCGCTATCGATAGAATGAGGAACCCTCGGACCGTCGTCGAAAGACTTGCGAGTTCAGAAAAGCCAGTCTATGGTGTGAACACCGGTTTCGGAGCTTTCGCAACAACGAAGATTCCGAAAGACAAATTGCTGTCTCTTCAAAAGAACATCCTCCTATCGCACGCCTGCGGCGTAGATGAGCCTCTGCCCACCGACGTGGTTCGCGCCATGATCTTGATGAGGGCGCACACGCTGGCACTTGGCCATTCTGGGGTCAGACCGATTGTCGTCGAAAAACTCTGTGAGATGCTGAACAAGTCAATAGTGCCGTACGTTCCATGCAGAGGGTCCGTGGGGGCGAGTGGAGATTTGGCACCGCTCGCCCACGTTGCACTCGTGCTCATCGGGGAAGGTGAAGTGTTGATCGACGGTGAGCGCAGGCCAACGCGCGACGCGTTACAACTGTTCGAATTTGAACCCATCCAGCTGCTTGAGAAGGAAGGACTCAGCCTCGTCAACGGTACGCAGGCCATGTCGGCGTGCCTCGCTCTGGCCGTGAACGATGCGCTCAATTTGGTTCGTCTCTCCACAGAAGTCGCCGCGCTGAGTGCGGATGTCCTCTTCGCTTCAACGGACCCTTACGACGAGGCGGTGGCAAAGACGAGAAGACACCGTGGACAAGGCATCATACTCAGAATGATGAGAGAAAGATTCGAATCCAGCCAGCTTAGGGCCTCACATGTGAATTGTCTGAGGGTTCAGGATCCTTATTCTTTGCGCTGTATACCTCAGGTTCATGGGGCCGTTCTGGACGTTCTGTTCTTCGCGAAGAAGATCGTCGAAGATGAGATCAACTCCGTGACGGACAATCCGATCGTCTACGGAGACAGAATGATCTCGCAGGGCAACTTCCACGGAGAACCGCTTGCCTTCGCTGCAGACTTTTTGTGCATAGCGCTCACCGATCTTGGAAACATGATCGAGCGCAGGATCGACAGACTGCTGAATCCCAAACTGAACGAAGGTTTGCCACCATTTTTGGCCTTCGGTGAAGCGGGCGTCAATTCGGGTTTGATGATTTGGCAGTACACTGCGGCCGCACTGTGCAACGAGAACAAGGTTTTGTCGCACCCCGCATCGACTGACACGATCCCAACGAGCGGTTTCCAAGAGGACCATGTGAGCATGGGCATGAACGCGTGTCTGAAACTGCTGAAGGTACTCGACAACGTTGAGACGCTCTCAGCGATTGAACTCATGTGCGCCGCGAGAGCCCTTCAGGCAAGAAGACCCATGAGATCTTCCAAACTCAACGAGGAACTGTTCTCACGCGTGGAGGATCTGTTGGAAGGCACATCGGACGACACCTACTGGCAGAACAGTTTCAGAAGAATCAAGCGTTTCGTTGACCAAACGATCAAGGAAACACACACGGAATGGTGGAGAACGTATGAATGA
- the zapA gene encoding cell division protein ZapA: MKRTLVLKLGDKSYELSADVPEEFVLAVVNRIQNQFAQIKNNSSDASIDEILVVMLANSVLNEIQYEETISKITNKLKAFMNLKR; the protein is encoded by the coding sequence ATGAAAAGGACTCTCGTTCTCAAGCTTGGCGATAAGTCTTACGAGTTGAGTGCGGACGTTCCAGAGGAGTTCGTGCTCGCTGTGGTCAACAGGATACAGAACCAGTTCGCGCAAATCAAGAACAATTCCTCGGACGCAAGTATTGACGAAATTCTTGTCGTCATGCTTGCCAACTCTGTCCTGAACGAGATACAGTACGAGGAAACTATTTCAAAAATTACGAACAAATTGAAGGCTTTCATGAACCTCAAGAGGTGA
- a CDS encoding glutamate racemase, with the protein MSQLVRHRIGSEYLYLADTARAPFGTKSVEEVKDIALDCIRFLRGKGADVVISACNTAQAALMALNVQPKENFFGILDFDLPAGLRKVGVVATEATVRSGVYLDKMRRIGVEVFQRPCQELVAAIESCARDEKIVRIVGEAVDSMRQVGVDAIILGCTHFPLVKHVFERLSGKILVLDPAELLAKKLERFLSKNPNGKARVKFYVSSDAESFSKKVLSYGVALPYTVEEFSWGEIAG; encoded by the coding sequence CTGTCTCAGCTCGTAAGGCACAGGATAGGTTCTGAGTACCTCTACCTTGCCGATACGGCTCGCGCACCTTTCGGGACGAAAAGCGTCGAAGAAGTTAAAGACATCGCTCTGGATTGTATCCGCTTTCTGCGTGGGAAAGGCGCCGATGTTGTGATCTCCGCTTGCAACACTGCTCAAGCGGCTCTGATGGCTTTGAACGTGCAGCCGAAGGAGAACTTCTTTGGGATTCTCGACTTCGATCTGCCGGCTGGTTTGAGAAAAGTTGGCGTGGTGGCAACCGAAGCAACGGTGAGGAGTGGAGTTTATCTTGACAAAATGCGCCGCATCGGTGTCGAGGTTTTTCAGCGACCCTGTCAGGAGCTGGTTGCGGCGATAGAATCCTGTGCCCGGGATGAAAAAATCGTACGCATCGTCGGCGAAGCTGTGGATTCCATGCGTCAGGTCGGCGTCGATGCGATAATCTTAGGATGCACGCATTTTCCTCTGGTAAAGCACGTTTTTGAAAGATTGTCTGGAAAAATCTTGGTTCTCGATCCGGCTGAACTGCTGGCGAAAAAACTCGAAAGGTTCCTTTCGAAAAATCCAAATGGAAAGGCACGCGTGAAATTTTACGTTTCTTCTGACGCGGAATCCTTTTCGAAGAAGGTGCTGAGCTACGGTGTCGCTCTTCCATACACCGTCGAAGAATTCTCGTGGGGTGAGATCGCAGGGTGA
- the rapZ gene encoding RNase adapter RapZ, which translates to MKRILIVSGLSGAGKSTAIRILEDLGFFCIDNLPPTLLNDFMAVVMSSSMENVALVLDVRSAQFGDLTSAVKKLLQSYGESISVLFLEASKEELIRRFSVTRRKHPLEGKLSLSEAIEIEKKMLEEIRNMSLVIDTTEMDIQMLRERISGLLSIEKTFLIRLRSFGFKYGLPPDTDFLLDVRFMANPYYRSELAPLDGRDERVKQFFENQNDVAEYIECAAKMIHIAAMGYKKVGRAGMTVSVGCTGGRHRSVYVVERLAEKLANEFGIEVEHRDVNK; encoded by the coding sequence GTGAAGAGAATTCTCATCGTGTCTGGCCTTTCTGGAGCGGGCAAGAGTACAGCGATAAGGATACTCGAAGACCTTGGTTTTTTCTGCATAGATAATCTTCCTCCAACCCTGCTGAACGATTTCATGGCCGTTGTTATGAGCTCATCGATGGAGAACGTAGCCTTAGTGCTGGATGTGAGAAGCGCTCAGTTCGGCGATCTGACGAGCGCCGTGAAGAAGTTGCTTCAAAGCTATGGTGAATCGATCAGTGTGCTCTTCTTGGAGGCCTCCAAGGAAGAATTGATCAGGAGATTCTCCGTGACACGTAGAAAACATCCACTCGAAGGAAAACTGAGTCTGTCTGAAGCCATTGAGATAGAGAAGAAAATGCTCGAGGAGATAAGGAACATGTCGCTGGTCATAGATACCACGGAAATGGACATACAGATGTTGCGCGAGCGAATAAGCGGTCTGTTGTCGATAGAGAAAACCTTTCTCATAAGGTTAAGGAGCTTCGGTTTCAAGTACGGTTTGCCACCCGACACCGACTTCCTCCTGGACGTCAGGTTCATGGCGAACCCTTATTATCGTTCGGAACTCGCACCACTCGACGGGCGAGACGAAAGAGTGAAACAGTTTTTCGAAAACCAGAACGACGTAGCCGAGTACATTGAATGCGCTGCAAAGATGATCCATATAGCCGCCATGGGTTACAAAAAGGTCGGCAGAGCCGGAATGACAGTGTCCGTGGGCTGTACCGGTGGTCGGCACAGATCCGTCTACGTGGTGGAACGACTCGCCGAGAAGCTCGCGAACGAATTTGGTATCGAAGTTGAACATCGGGATGTGAACAAATGA